The Coffea eugenioides isolate CCC68of chromosome 8, Ceug_1.0, whole genome shotgun sequence genome has a segment encoding these proteins:
- the LOC113779147 gene encoding uncharacterized protein LOC113779147 isoform X2, giving the protein MGNRRFTQMPPSDDEDDGPPPPPPPPRRSSANGDDEKTNQRKRKKMKLVDEAEDEEKQVKEDSVRDRKKQKKVIKEEEATAAEPSGDEEEAPQEDAKPIGDVIRASGKGRGRRNHYEAFEYDGMRYDLEDPVLLVPEEANQKPYVAIIKDISQTRNGSLMVTGQWFYRPEEAEKKSGGNWQSTDTRELFYSFHRDEVPAESVMHKCVVHFIPLNKQIPPRKQHPGFIVQRVYDTEQRRLFKLTDKDYEDNKQEEIELLVQKTMSRLGDLPDIEPEEAATDQEHQLRNKRLLRKKSMTQLDVSREDEASTRSGQSFKAETPGSCASNASEYYTILSSLKALTGETQRDKWLERLLQSIQFICTTADGGPGDGKGLAAPANGNESGLPFHWPDSAVAAIAALEKASHEALSSDFQKYNQKMRQLAFNLKNNAVLAGRLLKGELEPSQILSMTPNELKEGLTAEEIASRKPEESEHRQMTDARCKRCKEKKVVLIDIIQTGHGDRYQLECNACGNNWYASSDEVSTLTIDEPSSARTVGTVPLATAKFEDVEKKLVSPRRHDKSADDGFKKTSEAFVPVLDSQK; this is encoded by the exons ATGGGTAATCGGAGGTTCACTCAGATGCCGCCGAGCGATGACGAGGACGACGGGCCACCGCCACCACCTCCGCCGCCGCGGCGGAGCTCAGCGAACGGTGACGACGAGAAAACGAACCAAAGGAAGCGGAAGAAAATGAAGCTCGTCGACGAAGCAGAAGATGAAGAAAAGCAAGTGAAGGAAGACAGTGTCAGAGATAGgaagaagcaaaagaaagtgatcaaagaagaagaagcaacTGCGGCTGAGCCTAGCGGTGATGAGGAGGAGGCTCCTCAGGAGGACGCCAAGCCTATTGGCGATGTAATTAGGGCTTCGGGAAAaggaagagggaggaggaaTCACTATGAGGCCTTCGAATATGATGGAATGCGATATGATTTG GAGGATCCTGTGCTCTTAGTGCCTGAGGAAGCAAATCAGAAGCCTTATGTGGCCATTATCAAG GACATATCTCAGACAAGAAATGGGAGCTTGATGGTCACTGGGCAATGGTTTTATCGTCCTGAAGAGGCAGAAAAGAAAAGTGGTGGTAATTGGCAATCCACTGATACGCGAGAGCTGTTTTATAGTTTTCACAGGGATGAGGTCCCAGCAGAATCTGTCATGCACAAGTGTGTGGTGCATTTTATACCTCTGAACAAGCAGATTCCCCCACGGAAGCAACATCCAGGTTTCATAGTGCAAAGGGTATACGACACTGAACAAAGAAGGCTTTTCAAGCTTACAGATAAAGATTATGAAGACAACAAACAGGAAGAGATTGAACTCCTTGTTCAGAAGACAATGTCACGCTTGGGAGATCTTCCTGACATCGAGCCAGAGGAGGCAGCTACTGATCAGGAACATCAGTTGAGAAACAAAAGACTGTTGAGGAAGAAGAGCATGACTCAGTTGGATGTTTCCCGAGAGGATGAAGCATCTACAAGATCTGGGCAGTCTTTTAAAGCTGAGACTCCAGGAAGTTGTGCTAGTAATGCATCAGAATATTACACCATTCTTTCAAGCTTAAAGGCCCTGACTGGTGAAACACAGCGGGACAAGTGGTTGGAAAGGCTGCTTCAATCGATTCAGTTTATATGCACTACCGCTGATGGGGGTCCGGGTGATGGAAAGGGGCTAGCAGCTCCTGCAAATGGAAATGAG AGTGGTTTGCCTTTTCACTGGCCGGACAGCGCTGTTGCTGCTATAGCTGCTCTTGAAAAGGCTTCTCATGAAGCTTTATCCTCAGACTTTCAGAAGTATAACCAAAAGATGCGGCAATTGGCTTTCAATCTTAAG AACAATGCAGTTTTAGCAGGACGACTTCTGAAGGGAGAGTTGGAGCCTTCACAAATATTGAGCATGACACCTAATGAGTTAAAG GAGGGTTTGACAGCAGAGGAGATAGCCAGTAGGAAGCCTGAGGAGTCAGAACACAGGCAG ATGACAGATGCTCGCTGCAAAAGGTGCAAGGAGAAGAAAGTGGTTCTTATAGATATAATTCAGACTGGCCATGGAGATCGTTATCAG CTGGAGTGCAATGCTTGTGGCAACAACTGGTATGCTTCAAGTGATGAAGTATCTACGTTGACGATAGATGAGCCAAGTTCTGCGAGGACTGTTGGAACTGTACCTTTGGCGACTGCCAAGTTCGAAGATGTGGAAAAGAAGTTGGTTAGTCCTCGTAGACATGACAAGTCAGCAGATGATGGGTTTAAGAAGACGAGTGAAGCTTTTGTGCCCGTGCTGGACAGCCAGAAATAG
- the LOC113779147 gene encoding uncharacterized protein LOC113779147 isoform X1, whose protein sequence is MGNRRFTQMPPSDDEDDGPPPPPPPPRRSSANGDDEKTNQRKRKKMKLVDEAEDEEKQVKEDSVRDRKKQKKVIKEEEATAAEPSGDEEEAPQEDAKPIGDVIRASGKGRGRRNHYEAFEYDGMRYDLEDPVLLVPEEANQKPYVAIIKDISQTRNGSLMVTGQWFYRPEEAEKKSGGNWQSTDTRELFYSFHRDEVPAESVMHKCVVHFIPLNKQIPPRKQHPGFIVQRVYDTEQRRLFKLTDKDYEDNKQEEIELLVQKTMSRLGDLPDIEPEEAATDQEHQLRNKRLLRKKSMTQLDVSREDEASTRSGQSFKAETPGSCASNASEYYTILSSLKALTGETQRDKWLERLLQSIQFICTTADGGPGDGKGLAAPANGNEVKNLNSGLPFHWPDSAVAAIAALEKASHEALSSDFQKYNQKMRQLAFNLKNNAVLAGRLLKGELEPSQILSMTPNELKEGLTAEEIASRKPEESEHRQMTDARCKRCKEKKVVLIDIIQTGHGDRYQLECNACGNNWYASSDEVSTLTIDEPSSARTVGTVPLATAKFEDVEKKLVSPRRHDKSADDGFKKTSEAFVPVLDSQK, encoded by the exons ATGGGTAATCGGAGGTTCACTCAGATGCCGCCGAGCGATGACGAGGACGACGGGCCACCGCCACCACCTCCGCCGCCGCGGCGGAGCTCAGCGAACGGTGACGACGAGAAAACGAACCAAAGGAAGCGGAAGAAAATGAAGCTCGTCGACGAAGCAGAAGATGAAGAAAAGCAAGTGAAGGAAGACAGTGTCAGAGATAGgaagaagcaaaagaaagtgatcaaagaagaagaagcaacTGCGGCTGAGCCTAGCGGTGATGAGGAGGAGGCTCCTCAGGAGGACGCCAAGCCTATTGGCGATGTAATTAGGGCTTCGGGAAAaggaagagggaggaggaaTCACTATGAGGCCTTCGAATATGATGGAATGCGATATGATTTG GAGGATCCTGTGCTCTTAGTGCCTGAGGAAGCAAATCAGAAGCCTTATGTGGCCATTATCAAG GACATATCTCAGACAAGAAATGGGAGCTTGATGGTCACTGGGCAATGGTTTTATCGTCCTGAAGAGGCAGAAAAGAAAAGTGGTGGTAATTGGCAATCCACTGATACGCGAGAGCTGTTTTATAGTTTTCACAGGGATGAGGTCCCAGCAGAATCTGTCATGCACAAGTGTGTGGTGCATTTTATACCTCTGAACAAGCAGATTCCCCCACGGAAGCAACATCCAGGTTTCATAGTGCAAAGGGTATACGACACTGAACAAAGAAGGCTTTTCAAGCTTACAGATAAAGATTATGAAGACAACAAACAGGAAGAGATTGAACTCCTTGTTCAGAAGACAATGTCACGCTTGGGAGATCTTCCTGACATCGAGCCAGAGGAGGCAGCTACTGATCAGGAACATCAGTTGAGAAACAAAAGACTGTTGAGGAAGAAGAGCATGACTCAGTTGGATGTTTCCCGAGAGGATGAAGCATCTACAAGATCTGGGCAGTCTTTTAAAGCTGAGACTCCAGGAAGTTGTGCTAGTAATGCATCAGAATATTACACCATTCTTTCAAGCTTAAAGGCCCTGACTGGTGAAACACAGCGGGACAAGTGGTTGGAAAGGCTGCTTCAATCGATTCAGTTTATATGCACTACCGCTGATGGGGGTCCGGGTGATGGAAAGGGGCTAGCAGCTCCTGCAAATGGAAATGAGGTCAAGAATCTTAAT AGTGGTTTGCCTTTTCACTGGCCGGACAGCGCTGTTGCTGCTATAGCTGCTCTTGAAAAGGCTTCTCATGAAGCTTTATCCTCAGACTTTCAGAAGTATAACCAAAAGATGCGGCAATTGGCTTTCAATCTTAAG AACAATGCAGTTTTAGCAGGACGACTTCTGAAGGGAGAGTTGGAGCCTTCACAAATATTGAGCATGACACCTAATGAGTTAAAG GAGGGTTTGACAGCAGAGGAGATAGCCAGTAGGAAGCCTGAGGAGTCAGAACACAGGCAG ATGACAGATGCTCGCTGCAAAAGGTGCAAGGAGAAGAAAGTGGTTCTTATAGATATAATTCAGACTGGCCATGGAGATCGTTATCAG CTGGAGTGCAATGCTTGTGGCAACAACTGGTATGCTTCAAGTGATGAAGTATCTACGTTGACGATAGATGAGCCAAGTTCTGCGAGGACTGTTGGAACTGTACCTTTGGCGACTGCCAAGTTCGAAGATGTGGAAAAGAAGTTGGTTAGTCCTCGTAGACATGACAAGTCAGCAGATGATGGGTTTAAGAAGACGAGTGAAGCTTTTGTGCCCGTGCTGGACAGCCAGAAATAG